The following is a genomic window from Bordetella sp. H567.
CGGCGCCGGCTCGATGCTGGTGCCGGCCGAACGGCGTGGCTATGCGCTTTCCATCATCGTTGCCGGCTTGACGGCCGCCACGGCCTTGGGGTCGCCCATCGGCGCGGTGATCGGCGGCCTGGGAGACTGGCGCTGGACCATGGCCTTCGTCTCCGCCTTGGGCGCGGGGTCCTTCCTGGGTGTCTGGCTGCTGTTGCCGGAGATGCCCCTGCCGCCGGTGGTAACCCTGCGCAAGCGCCTGGCGCCGCTGGCGGACAAGCGGGTCGGCCTGACGCTGGCCACGACCCTGCTGGCGATGAGCGGGCTGTTCACCGTCTACACCTATTTTTCGGTGGTCTTCGCAAACGCCGTGGGCGGAAGCGCCGCCGTGCTGGGCGCGCTGCTGGTGGTCTGGGGCGCGGCGGGTACGTTATCCAACCTGGTGGCGGGACGGCTCATCGATACGATCGGATCGCGCAAGGTGCTGGTATCGATGCTGACCGTGCTGGTGGTGGACATCGCGCTGCTGCCTTGGACGGGATCCAATGTCTGGACGGCGGCGCTGGCCATCGCGCTGTGGGGCGGTTGTGGCTGGGGCCTGCTGGTGCCGCAGCAGCACAGGCTGGTGACGCTGGCGCCTGCCGTTGCGCCGGTGTTGCTGGGCTTGAATACGGCGGCGACCTATATCGGCGTATCGCTGGCGGGCCTGATCGGCGCGGGCTCCATTCAATTGCTGGGCGCGGGCAGTCTGGGCTACGTGGCGGCGATATTGCTGGTGTTCGCCTTGATCGCTTCCGAGTTTGCGACACGGCGCATCGCGGTGGCGGCGACGGCCGGCGCGGCGCGGCCCTCCGGCGTTCCGGCTTGACCAGGCCGCCCGGATGGCAATGCGGCCCCGCGCCCGCGACCGCTAGGCGCGCGGCCGTTCAGTCCTTGCCGGGCGGTGGATAGACGCCGCCCAGCATGTGGGTCAGCTTGCGCGCGGCTTGCATGACGGGCTTGTCGTAGTCGGCCTTGAAGCGGTCGGTGGGCATCGTCAGCGTCATCGCGCCCAGAAGCTCGCCGTCGGGATTGAATACCGGCGCCGCGATGCCGGCGATTTCCGGGATGCGGTCGCCGACGAGCACGGCGACTTGTTCGCGGCGTATGCGCGCATACAGGGCGCCCGCCGCGCCGGCATAGGCGGTGATGATGCGGCCGCCCGCGCCGCGATCCAGCGGGAGCAGGTCCCCGGGGCGGATGTGGTCCCGAACGGGGCGAGGTGAGTCCACCCGATGCAGGCAAAGGCGGCGATCCCCCTGCCGTACATGAAAGGCCGCGCTTTCCTGGGTGAGCGCGACGAGTTCGCGCAGCGCCGGCATGATGACCGATTCCAGCGAAAACGAGGCGGCGTAGACCTGGTGCAGGCGCACGATGCCGGCGTCCAATGCATAGCGGCCGTCCGGCTGGCGCCGTACCAAGTGCGCGTGCTCCAGCGAGGCGAGCAGCCGCAGCACGGTGCTTTTGTGCATTTCGGTCAGCACGGCGATCTCCGCCAGGCTGAGCAGCGGCGTGGCGGCGGAAAAGACCCCTAGTACGGATAAGGCGCGATCCACCGCCGCGACGCCGCCTTCCGCGGCATTCCGGTCTGCAAGGGAAGGAGTAGCGGACTTGCGCGGCATGGCTCTGGGAAAAGAGGGCGGGATACCCGGGCGGGGGATGCGGCGGTATGCGTGCGCCATTACCGATCGCGGCACTTGCGTGGCCCCGATGCTGGCGATCACAGGCGAAGTTCGCCCCTGGGGCGCATAGGCCGCCACATTGACATCGCGCTATCCCGCGTTCATCATAGATAGAACACCATTCTATCTAATGAAACCCATGGAGACAAGTCCGGACAACGCAGCGGCGGCCCCGGTGGAGGGCTCTCCCCATGTCGTCGTCGAGCGTCGCGAGGGCTGGGCCATCGTCCGCCTCGCGCGCGAGGCCAAGCGCAATGCCTTGGACCGCCGCACGCGCATTGCTTTGTTGCGTGCCTTCGATTCCCTGCAGGGGCAGGCCCGCTGCATCGTGCTGACCGGAACGGGCGCGAGCTTTTGCGCCGGGCTGGACCTGAAGGAGCGCGCGAACGAGCGCGCGGCCGGGCAACGCGATACCTCCGGCGATGAATGGATAGCCGTGAACCTGGCGATACGCCGGCACCCGGCGGTGTTCATCGCCGCCGTCAACGGCATGGCGCTGGGGGGCGGCATGACGCTGGTCAACTCCTGCGACCTGGCGCTGGCGGCCGAGGACGCCTGGCTGGGCTGTCCGGAGCTGGCGTCCTCGGCTTATGCCGGCGCGGCCGGGCCGACCGGCATGCTGTCGTGGCCGCGCAAGCGGGTGGCGTGGATGCTGCTGACGGCGGAACGCATCGATGCCCGCACGGCGGAGCGCTGGGGCGTCATCAACGAAGTCGTGCCGGCCGGCGCGCTGCTCGCGCGGGCCGCCGAATTGGCCAGCCGCATCGCGGGCTTCGACGTCGCGGCGCTGGAAGAAACCAAGAAGTCGCTGGACCACGTGCCCGCCCAAGTCCGCGACTGGGAAGGCGCGATGCGCTACGGACAGAGCGTGAACGAGGCGATCCGCGCGCGCCAGGGGCGGGAATAGGCGCCTTCGGGCCTGGCCATCCGAACCATCATTCCGCTGACGGGCCACGTGTACATGCCGCCCACCCAGGCCCCACCGGACATACCGATACACCGTCGCACCCATAACCATACTGACCACGAAGGAGACATCATGAACCCACAACGCCGCACCCTGCTTGCCGGCATGGCGGCCGCGCCGCTGCTGTCGCTACCTGGAATGGCGCGCGCGCAAGCCAAATATCCGTCGGGCCCGATCACCTTGATCGTGCCGTTTCCGCCAGGCGGCGGCACGGATGCATCGTCGCGCACCATAGCCCAGGCCATCACGCAGTTGACCGGCTGGAACATCGTGGTGGAAAACCGCCCCGGGGCCGGCGGCAACATCGGCCTGGGCCTGCTGTCCCACGCCAATCCCGACGGCATGACCATCGGCATGGGCCAGACTTCCAACCTGGCCATCAACCCGTCGTTGTACAAGACCATGCCCTACGACGCGCGCAAGGACTTCGCGCCCATCGCGCTGGTGTCGGGCCAGCCGATGATCCTGGTGGTGCGCCAGGGGTCGGCCTACAGCACGCTGAAAAGCCTGGTGGAAGCGGCCAAGGCCAATCCCGGCAAACTGAACATGGCCTCCGCGGGCATCGGTACCGTCGGCCATCTGGCGGGTGAAATGTTCGCCAAGCAGGCGGGCATCAAGATTTTCCATGTGCCTTATCCGGGCGCCGCGCGCGCGCTGGCGGACCTGGCAGGCGGGCAGGTGGACCTGTATTTCGGCACGCCGGCCAGCGTGCTGCCCCTGATGCAGTCGGGCAAGCTGCAGGCGGTGGCCGTGACTTCGCTGCAAAGGCTGCCGGTGGCCAAGGACGTGCCCACCATCGCCGAACTGGGCTACGCGGGATTCGAAGCGGAAGACTGGAAAGCGCTGGTCGCGCCACGCGGCACGCCGGCCGCCATTGTGGAAAGCCTTAATCGCGCAACGAACGAGGCGCTGAAGCAGTCGCTGACGCAAACCCGTTTTGCCGCCGAAGGCAGCGTGACCCTGGGCGGCAGCGTGGCGGACGCGTCCAAATTCATGGCGAGCGAGTACGAACGTTGGGGCCGCGCGGTGCACGACTCCGGAACGAAGATGGAATGAACGGGCGATAAAGCCCATACGCGCCGAATCGCGGCGGCCGAAGGCGCCGGATATCGGCGCACGGATTGCGCATAGCGCGGTGCGCGCGCAAAAACGAGGGAGGAGACCTCATGAAGCAGCCTTGGATCACCCGCCTGTTCGGCGCCTTGCTGGCGTTCTGCCTGGCCGGCGCCGCGTCGGCGGCCGACGACTACCCCAGTCATCCGATCAACATCATCGTGCCGTTCAGCGTGGGCGGCGCCACGGATCTCGTGGCGCGCCTGGAAGCGAAGGCGCTGGGGCAGGCGCTGAACACCTCCGTCGTGGTGGAAAACCGCACGGGTGGCGGCGGCGTCATCGGCTGGGGCGGGGCAGCGCGTTCCGCGCCGGACGGCTATACCCTGCTGACGCTGGAGATGTCCTACGCCATTGCGGCCAGCCTGATCAAGAGCCTGCCCTACGATCCCGACAAGGCATTCACCAACATCACCACGCTGGTGCAGGTGCCGCACGTGCTGGTGGTGCATCCCTCGGTGCCCGCCAAGACGGTGCAGGAATTCATCGCCCTGGTGAAGGCGCATCCGGACAAGTACTTCTTCGGGTCGGGCGGCGTGGGCACCAATACCCATCTGGGCGGTGAATTGTTCAACAGCCTGGCTGGCGTGAAGATGTCGCACATTCCCTTCCGCGGCGCGGGGGCGGCCCTGCAGGACCTGCTGGCAGGCCGCGTGCAGGCCATGATTACCTCCGTGCCGACCGCGTTGCCGCAGATCCGCGCGGGCAAGCTGCGCGCGTTGATGGTGGCCAGCGATCATCGCATCGAGGCACTGCCCGACGTGCCGGATGCCAAGGAAGTGGGCCTGCCCGGCATGAACATGCAGTTCTGGGTGGGCTTCGCCGCGCCGGCCGGCACGCCGCGGCCAGTCGTGGACAAGTTGAACGCGGCGATGGTGAAGTCGCTGCAAAGCCCGGACATGCGCGCGCAGCTGAAGGACCTGGCGCTGGAGCCGGTCGGCAGCACGCCGGCGCAGGCCGCCAAGCTGGTCCAGGACGAAATCGCCCGTTGGCACGCGGTAATGGAGAAGGCCGGCATCAAGCCGGAATAGCATGATTCTGAAGTACGGCGCGGCGCCCCACCGCCCCCGGCATGCGGGCCGCCGCGCCGCCGCATCGTAAAGAGGAAACACGACATGTCCAAGCCCCTGGCAGGCATACGCGTCCTGGACCTGACCAATGTGCTGGCCGGCCCGTTCTGCTGTCATCAACTGGCCCATATGGGCGCCGACGTCATCAAGGTGGAAACGCCGGGCAGCGGCGACCTGGCGCGGCAACTGGGCGCCGATCCCGAATTGAACAAGGCCCATATGGGCGTTTCCTTCCTGGCGCAGAACGCGGGCAAGCGTTCGATATCGGTGAACCTGAAGCATGCGGCCGGCAAGGAAGTCTTCCTGCGCCTGGTGCGCGGCGCCGACGTGCTGGTGGAGAACTTCCGGCCCGGTGTGATGAAGCGGCTGGGCCTGGGATTCGACGTGCTGCGCGAACACCGGCCCGACCTGGTGTACTGCGCGATCTCCGGCTTCGGCCAGGATGGGCCCCTGAAGGACTATCCCGCCTACGACCAGATCATCCAGGGCATGTCTGGCGTGATGAGCATCACCGGGGACCCAGAGACGGCGCCGTATCGCGTGGGTTATCCCATCGCCGACACCATCGGCGGCATGACGGCGGCGTTCGCGGTGGCCGCCGCGCTGGCGGAAAAACCCCGCCCGCAGGGCCGCTTCATCGATGTCTCCATGCTCGAGGCCACGATGGCGACGATGGGCTGGGCGGTGTCGAACTACCTCGTGGCCGGGCGCACACCCGGGCCCATGGGCAACGAGAACATTACCGCCAGCCCGTCGGGCACCTTCCGCACCGGAGACGGCCTGTTGAACATCGCCGCCAACAAGCAGGAACAGTACGAGGCACTGTGCCGCGTCGTGGGGCGCGAGGACCTGATCGCGCATCCCGACTACGCGGAACGCCACGCGCGGCTGCGCAACCGCTTCGCGCTGAAGGCCGAGCTGGAATCGGCGCTGGGTGCGCGCGGCGCGCAGGAATGGTGGCCCTTGCTGACCCAGGCCGGGGTGCCCTCGGGCCCGGTCTATACGGTGGAGCAGGCGCTGGCGCATCCCCAGGTGAGCGATCGCGGCATGGTGGCCACGTTCGAAGACGTGCCCGGCGTGGGACGCGATGTGCGGGTGGTGCGCACCGGCTTCAAGCTGGACGGCGCGGCGCCGTCCGTGGACCACCCGCCGCCCATGCTGGGGCAGCACAACGACGAGTTGCTGGCCCAACTGGGCTATGGCGCCGACGAAATACGGCAGTTGAAAGCGCAGGGCGCCGTATGAGCGGCCGGTGAAATGACGGAACAAGGTGCGATATGAACGAAAACGAAATCGGCGGCGAAGGGCTGGAAAGCCGCAAGTGGTGGCATACGGAAATCACGGACATGCGGCCTGGCGTGATCCGCTATCACGGCTATGCCATCGAGGACCTGATCGGCAATGTGGGCTTCGCGCAGATGGCTTGGCTGATGCTGCGCGGGGAATTGCCCACGCCCGGGCAGGGCAGATTGCTGGACGCTGCCTTGATGGCGGGCGTGGACCACGGCCCGCAAGCGCCCAGTATCGCCATCGCCCGCATGGCCGCGACCTGCG
Proteins encoded in this region:
- a CDS encoding MFS transporter, producing the protein MDRRLLVLALGMFALGTDSFVVAGILPQLSRTFGVGIGAAGQMTTVYALTYALLAPTIAALAAAVPRKRLLLSGLGLFVVSNLATAIAPTFGLALLTRALAGLGAAMFSPTATGAGSMLVPAERRGYALSIIVAGLTAATALGSPIGAVIGGLGDWRWTMAFVSALGAGSFLGVWLLLPEMPLPPVVTLRKRLAPLADKRVGLTLATTLLAMSGLFTVYTYFSVVFANAVGGSAAVLGALLVVWGAAGTLSNLVAGRLIDTIGSRKVLVSMLTVLVVDIALLPWTGSNVWTAALAIALWGGCGWGLLVPQQHRLVTLAPAVAPVLLGLNTAATYIGVSLAGLIGAGSIQLLGAGSLGYVAAILLVFALIASEFATRRIAVAATAGAARPSGVPA
- a CDS encoding IclR family transcriptional regulator, giving the protein MPRKSATPSLADRNAAEGGVAAVDRALSVLGVFSAATPLLSLAEIAVLTEMHKSTVLRLLASLEHAHLVRRQPDGRYALDAGIVRLHQVYAASFSLESVIMPALRELVALTQESAAFHVRQGDRRLCLHRVDSPRPVRDHIRPGDLLPLDRGAGGRIITAYAGAAGALYARIRREQVAVLVGDRIPEIAGIAAPVFNPDGELLGAMTLTMPTDRFKADYDKPVMQAARKLTHMLGGVYPPPGKD
- a CDS encoding enoyl-CoA hydratase/isomerase family protein, which gives rise to METSPDNAAAAPVEGSPHVVVERREGWAIVRLAREAKRNALDRRTRIALLRAFDSLQGQARCIVLTGTGASFCAGLDLKERANERAAGQRDTSGDEWIAVNLAIRRHPAVFIAAVNGMALGGGMTLVNSCDLALAAEDAWLGCPELASSAYAGAAGPTGMLSWPRKRVAWMLLTAERIDARTAERWGVINEVVPAGALLARAAELASRIAGFDVAALEETKKSLDHVPAQVRDWEGAMRYGQSVNEAIRARQGRE
- a CDS encoding Bug family tripartite tricarboxylate transporter substrate binding protein → MNPQRRTLLAGMAAAPLLSLPGMARAQAKYPSGPITLIVPFPPGGGTDASSRTIAQAITQLTGWNIVVENRPGAGGNIGLGLLSHANPDGMTIGMGQTSNLAINPSLYKTMPYDARKDFAPIALVSGQPMILVVRQGSAYSTLKSLVEAAKANPGKLNMASAGIGTVGHLAGEMFAKQAGIKIFHVPYPGAARALADLAGGQVDLYFGTPASVLPLMQSGKLQAVAVTSLQRLPVAKDVPTIAELGYAGFEAEDWKALVAPRGTPAAIVESLNRATNEALKQSLTQTRFAAEGSVTLGGSVADASKFMASEYERWGRAVHDSGTKME
- a CDS encoding Bug family tripartite tricarboxylate transporter substrate binding protein; translation: MKQPWITRLFGALLAFCLAGAASAADDYPSHPINIIVPFSVGGATDLVARLEAKALGQALNTSVVVENRTGGGGVIGWGGAARSAPDGYTLLTLEMSYAIAASLIKSLPYDPDKAFTNITTLVQVPHVLVVHPSVPAKTVQEFIALVKAHPDKYFFGSGGVGTNTHLGGELFNSLAGVKMSHIPFRGAGAALQDLLAGRVQAMITSVPTALPQIRAGKLRALMVASDHRIEALPDVPDAKEVGLPGMNMQFWVGFAAPAGTPRPVVDKLNAAMVKSLQSPDMRAQLKDLALEPVGSTPAQAAKLVQDEIARWHAVMEKAGIKPE
- a CDS encoding CaiB/BaiF CoA transferase family protein, yielding MSKPLAGIRVLDLTNVLAGPFCCHQLAHMGADVIKVETPGSGDLARQLGADPELNKAHMGVSFLAQNAGKRSISVNLKHAAGKEVFLRLVRGADVLVENFRPGVMKRLGLGFDVLREHRPDLVYCAISGFGQDGPLKDYPAYDQIIQGMSGVMSITGDPETAPYRVGYPIADTIGGMTAAFAVAAALAEKPRPQGRFIDVSMLEATMATMGWAVSNYLVAGRTPGPMGNENITASPSGTFRTGDGLLNIAANKQEQYEALCRVVGREDLIAHPDYAERHARLRNRFALKAELESALGARGAQEWWPLLTQAGVPSGPVYTVEQALAHPQVSDRGMVATFEDVPGVGRDVRVVRTGFKLDGAAPSVDHPPPMLGQHNDELLAQLGYGADEIRQLKAQGAV